A region of the Variovorax sp. 54 genome:
TCGACCGCGCGATGCAACTGAGCGACGACGATCGCCAGGCGTTTGCGCCCCTGCTGGCGGTGTTGTCGGCCCGCCATGAAACACAATATTCCCGCCTCTTCCGAAGCTGACCGAACCGGACCTTTCCGCCCATGACCTCCGCCCTGCACCACATCCCGAACCGCACCAAGAAGCTCCCGCCGCTGCGCGTGGGCATCGGCGGCCCCGTCGGCTCGGGCAAGACCACGTTGCTCGAAATGCTCTGCAAGGCGATGCGCGACAAGTACGACCTCGTCGCCATCACCAACGACATCTACACCAAGGAAGACCAGCGCCTGCTCACCGTGGCCGGCGCGCTGCCGGCCGAGCGCATCATGGGCGTGGAAACCGGCGGCTGCCCGCACACCGCGATCCGCGAAGACGCGTCGATCAACCTCGAAGCCATCGACCGCATGCTCGAAGACTTTCCCGACGCCGACATCGTGTTCGTCGAATCGGGCGGCGACAACCTCGCGGCCACCTTCAGCCCCGAGCTGTCGGACCTCACGATCTACGTGATCGACGTGGCGGCCGGCGAAAAAATCCCGCGCAAGGGCGGGCCCGGCATCACCAAGAGCGACCTGTTCGTCATCAACAAGACCGACCTCGCGCCCTACGTCGGCGCGAACCTCGACGTGATGGAACAGGACACCCAGCGCATGCGCCGCCAGCGCCCCTACGTGATGACCAACCTCAAGACGCTGACCGGCGTCGCCGAGGTCGTCGCTTTCATCGAAACGCGCGGCATGCTGACGGCTTAGGCTCGCCCCCAGGCTTCGCGCACTTCGTGTCGCTTCTCCAACCCCCTACCGGGGGCGACACCAGCAGCCCGGCAAAGCCGGTTCTGCGGTGTCTCGCGACCGGAACGCAGGGGCTCAAGCCGGCTGCATCTGCCCGAACTTCCCGCTGCCGAAGTCCTTCATCGCCTGCACGATCTCGTCGCGCGTGTTCATCACGAACGGGCCGTGGCCGACGATGGGCTCGTCGATCGGCTCGCCGCTCAGCAGCAGCACCACCGCGTCGTTGTTGGCGTCGATCGTCAGCGCATCGCCCGTGCGGTCGAGCAGCACCATCTGGGCGTCGCGCACCACCGTCTCGCCGTTCACCTGCACCGTCCCACGCAGCACCACGATGGCGGCGGCGTGGCCTTCGGGCACCGGCAGCGTCACCTGCGCGCCCTGGTTCAGGCGCAGGTCCCACACGTCGATCGGCGTGAAAGTGTGCGCCGGCCCCTTGTTGCCGAGATAGTCGCCCGCAATCACGCGCACGCTGCCCGCGCCTTCAGGCAGCGGCACCGACGGAATCTGCGCATCGACGATGGCCTGGTAGCCGGGCGTGGCCATCTTGTCCTTGGCGGGCAGGTTGACCCACAGCTGCACCATCTCGAGCTCGCCGCCGTCGCGCGTGAACGCTTCGGAATGGAACTCCTCGTGCAGGATGCCCGCGCCGGCGGTCATCCATTGCACGTCGCCGGGGCCGATGGTGCCGCCCTGCCCGGTCGAGTCGCGGTGCGACACCTCGCCCTTGTAGACGATGGTCACGGTCTCGAAGCCGCGGTGCGGGTGCTGGCCCACGCCGCGCGGCTGCGCGGTCGGGGTGAACTGGGCCGGACCAGCGTAGTCCAGCAGCAAAAAGGGGCTGGCGTGGCGGCCCAGCGTGTCGTAGCTGAACAGCGAGCGCACAGGAAAGCCGTCGCCGACCCAGTGCGGGCGCGGGGCGCTGTAGGTGCCGAGGATCTTCTTCATGGGGTCTTTCCTTTCCATCTGGCGGCTCGCCCGGTGCGGGAAAGCCATGCATCAAGGATGGGGCCGCAACGATGCTTTGAGTAGATGCCAGAATTCGCCCTCATCGTTCCATTTGACGAACGATCAACGGCACGGAGGCCCCCCAGCCATGCGCGACCTGAACGATCTCTACTACTACGCCCAGGTGGTCGACCACGGCGGTTTTGCCCCGGCCGGCCGCGCGCTGAGCGTGCCCAAGTCGAGCCTGAGCCGGCGCATCGCGCTGCTCGAAGAGCGGCTGGGCGTGCGCCTCATCCAGCGTTCCACGCGCCGTTTCAGCGTCACCGACATCGGCCGCCAGTACTACGAACATTGCGTCGCCATGCTGGTCGAAGCCGACGCCGCGCAGGAGGCCATCGACCGCCTGCAGGCCCAGCCGCAGGGGCTGGTGCGGCTGTCCTGCCCGCCGGCGCTGGTGTACTACCAGGTGGCCGAAATGCTCGCCCGCTTCATGACCGAATGCC
Encoded here:
- the ureG gene encoding urease accessory protein UreG — encoded protein: MTSALHHIPNRTKKLPPLRVGIGGPVGSGKTTLLEMLCKAMRDKYDLVAITNDIYTKEDQRLLTVAGALPAERIMGVETGGCPHTAIREDASINLEAIDRMLEDFPDADIVFVESGGDNLAATFSPELSDLTIYVIDVAAGEKIPRKGGPGITKSDLFVINKTDLAPYVGANLDVMEQDTQRMRRQRPYVMTNLKTLTGVAEVVAFIETRGMLTA
- a CDS encoding pirin family protein, with the protein product MKKILGTYSAPRPHWVGDGFPVRSLFSYDTLGRHASPFLLLDYAGPAQFTPTAQPRGVGQHPHRGFETVTIVYKGEVSHRDSTGQGGTIGPGDVQWMTAGAGILHEEFHSEAFTRDGGELEMVQLWVNLPAKDKMATPGYQAIVDAQIPSVPLPEGAGSVRVIAGDYLGNKGPAHTFTPIDVWDLRLNQGAQVTLPVPEGHAAAIVVLRGTVQVNGETVVRDAQMVLLDRTGDALTIDANNDAVVLLLSGEPIDEPIVGHGPFVMNTRDEIVQAMKDFGSGKFGQMQPA